In Sedimentibacter sp. MB31-C6, one genomic interval encodes:
- the mfd gene encoding transcription-repair coupling factor, whose product MDKVLLTQFQKTKKFNLISENIKKGKRQLLQGVNEEGLAYLSCNLLDNDVSKILILTSDEAKSKKYEENIKSYTKNVDRLQPKEFILYNVDALSKDIDHKRVNIFDKVINSKKVIITASISSILSRVVSKDRFKKNIVELKYGKSYELSILKTQLAHLKYERVDAVEGIGQYSVRGGIVDVFSPSETNPYRIEFFDDEVDSIRLVDLKTQRSVKNLKSARIVPCSDIIFEKDEIHKILVELDKDFNKQMGKISSMPNSKESVKTLNNLYNSYKEKLNEGLSVENADLLVPFIKKEFANVLDYFDEDFLLLIDEPERIFEEIKTLNESFDIKYRELFEKGEIFVKQSKVYFSEQEIKSIIAEKNYISVNGKLNKNIETDESVQLFFKEAPFYYGKLDDLSKDLNRLKYKGYKITVVLSSREGCLKLHNLLNDYECSTILSENKDIVVESGQVIIVPGDLKKGFEFFENKILILTENEIFGTLRKKKRKTKKRKGKKIDVFADLKVGDYVVHEHHGIGKYVGIEKIEVQNIKKDYLCIKYKGEDKLYVPVDQMSLIQKYIGADSEKPKLNKMGGTEWIKTKERSKAAIENMAGELVKLYAQRKVVKGYAFTSDAEWQKEFEYKFPFEETNDQLRCIKEIKKDMEKPVCMDRLLCGDVGFGKTEVAMRAAFKAVMDSKQVVILVPTTILAQQHYTNLIDRFRGYPIKIEMLSRFRTPYQQNKIINDLNKGLLDIVVGTHKLLAKDLKFKDLGLLIIDEEQRFGVKHKETIKKLKTNIDVLTLSATPIPRTLHMSMIGVRDMSVITEPPGDRFPIQTYVIEYNEGIIKDSIEKELSRGGQVYYVHNRVVDIDSVASKLQNLLPEARIAVAHGQMSERHLENVMLNFVEKEYDILVCTTIIETGMDIPNVNTLIIDNADHLGLSQLYQLRGRIGRSNKISYAYLTYEKDKMLSEVADKRLKAIREFTEFGSGFKIAMKDLEIRGCGNILGAEQHGHMLAIGYDLYVKFLEKAVKEIQGSNNVNDEDFETGVELSVDGYIPSTYIENEEQKIEIYKKIAVAANKEDILDITEEIIDRFGNSPKQVDNLLEISYIKSLCKRIRVKSITQIGNKVNIELNTKDDLNQEMINFLIDNYKNKIKFDVSKEPIIKYHLDSLEQKYILMDLKQFFEKLNNYKTELKKPVKEEKYV is encoded by the coding sequence ATGGATAAAGTTTTATTAACTCAATTTCAAAAAACAAAGAAATTTAATTTAATTTCTGAGAATATAAAAAAAGGCAAGCGCCAGCTTCTTCAAGGTGTTAATGAAGAAGGTCTGGCTTATTTATCATGTAATTTATTAGATAATGATGTTAGCAAAATATTGATATTAACAAGTGATGAAGCTAAGTCTAAAAAATATGAAGAAAATATTAAATCTTATACTAAAAATGTTGATAGACTTCAACCAAAAGAATTTATATTATACAATGTTGATGCATTAAGCAAGGATATAGACCATAAAAGGGTTAATATTTTTGATAAGGTTATTAATTCGAAAAAAGTAATAATTACAGCTTCAATCAGTTCTATTTTATCTAGAGTTGTATCTAAAGATAGATTTAAGAAAAACATAGTAGAATTAAAATATGGTAAGAGCTATGAATTAAGCATTCTTAAAACACAATTGGCCCATCTAAAATATGAAAGAGTCGATGCTGTTGAAGGTATCGGACAATATTCCGTTCGTGGTGGAATAGTTGATGTATTCTCACCTTCGGAAACAAATCCATATAGAATAGAATTTTTTGATGATGAAGTTGATTCAATAAGACTAGTAGATTTAAAAACACAACGCTCAGTAAAAAATCTTAAATCTGCCAGAATAGTCCCTTGTAGTGATATAATTTTTGAAAAAGATGAAATTCATAAAATTTTAGTTGAGTTAGATAAGGATTTCAATAAACAGATGGGCAAAATTTCTAGTATGCCAAATTCTAAAGAATCTGTGAAAACTCTTAACAACTTATACAATAGTTACAAAGAAAAACTAAATGAAGGTTTGAGTGTTGAAAATGCCGATCTTTTAGTTCCATTTATTAAGAAAGAATTTGCAAATGTTTTAGATTACTTTGATGAAGACTTTCTTCTTTTAATAGACGAACCAGAAAGAATATTTGAAGAGATTAAAACATTAAATGAAAGTTTTGATATAAAATACAGGGAGCTATTTGAGAAGGGTGAAATATTTGTTAAACAAAGTAAGGTTTATTTTAGTGAACAAGAAATTAAGTCTATAATAGCAGAAAAAAATTATATATCTGTTAATGGAAAACTGAATAAAAATATTGAGACAGATGAATCGGTACAATTGTTTTTTAAAGAAGCTCCTTTTTATTATGGAAAACTTGACGACTTATCAAAAGATTTAAATAGGTTAAAATATAAAGGATATAAAATCACTGTAGTATTAAGTAGTAGGGAAGGTTGTTTAAAACTTCATAATTTGCTAAACGATTATGAATGCAGCACAATATTATCAGAAAATAAAGATATTGTTGTAGAAAGCGGACAAGTGATAATAGTACCTGGAGATTTAAAAAAGGGTTTTGAATTCTTTGAAAATAAAATACTTATTCTAACTGAAAATGAAATATTCGGAACATTAAGAAAAAAGAAACGAAAAACTAAAAAACGCAAAGGTAAGAAAATCGATGTTTTTGCCGACTTAAAAGTTGGGGATTATGTAGTACACGAACATCATGGTATAGGTAAGTATGTAGGTATTGAAAAAATAGAAGTGCAAAATATTAAAAAAGATTACTTATGTATTAAATATAAGGGTGAGGATAAACTGTATGTTCCTGTTGATCAGATGTCTCTTATACAAAAATACATTGGCGCAGACTCTGAGAAGCCTAAGCTTAATAAGATGGGCGGAACAGAATGGATAAAGACTAAAGAACGTTCAAAAGCTGCTATAGAAAATATGGCTGGTGAATTAGTCAAATTATATGCTCAGAGAAAAGTAGTAAAGGGATATGCATTTACATCAGATGCAGAGTGGCAAAAAGAATTTGAATATAAATTCCCTTTTGAAGAAACTAATGATCAATTACGTTGTATTAAAGAAATAAAAAAAGATATGGAAAAACCCGTATGCATGGATAGACTTCTTTGTGGAGATGTTGGATTTGGTAAGACAGAAGTTGCAATGAGAGCTGCTTTCAAAGCTGTCATGGATTCGAAGCAGGTAGTCATACTTGTACCTACAACAATTTTAGCACAACAGCATTATACAAATCTTATAGACAGGTTTAGAGGTTATCCAATTAAAATTGAAATGTTGAGTAGATTTAGAACTCCTTATCAGCAAAATAAAATAATTAATGATTTAAATAAAGGACTATTAGATATTGTTGTTGGAACACATAAATTATTGGCAAAAGATTTAAAATTCAAAGACTTAGGCCTTTTAATAATAGATGAAGAGCAAAGATTTGGTGTAAAACATAAAGAAACCATTAAAAAACTAAAAACGAATATAGACGTATTAACTTTATCAGCTACACCAATACCTAGAACTCTTCATATGTCAATGATAGGTGTCAGAGACATGAGCGTTATAACAGAACCACCAGGCGATAGATTTCCTATACAAACTTATGTAATAGAATATAACGAAGGCATAATAAAAGATTCGATTGAAAAGGAGTTGTCTAGGGGAGGTCAGGTATATTATGTTCACAATAGAGTTGTAGATATAGATAGCGTTGCATCAAAACTGCAAAATCTGTTACCAGAAGCACGAATAGCTGTAGCTCATGGACAAATGAGTGAAAGACATTTAGAAAATGTAATGTTGAATTTCGTAGAGAAGGAATATGATATTCTTGTATGTACAACAATTATTGAAACAGGTATGGATATTCCAAATGTTAATACTTTAATAATTGATAATGCAGATCATCTTGGGCTGTCTCAATTATATCAACTACGTGGAAGAATAGGTAGATCAAATAAAATATCCTATGCATATTTAACTTATGAAAAGGATAAAATGCTCTCTGAAGTTGCTGATAAACGACTTAAAGCTATAAGAGAGTTCACTGAATTCGGCTCAGGCTTTAAGATTGCTATGAAGGATTTAGAAATAAGAGGATGTGGAAATATACTTGGAGCAGAGCAACATGGTCATATGCTTGCTATTGGATATGACTTATATGTTAAATTCTTAGAAAAAGCAGTAAAAGAGATTCAAGGATCAAATAATGTAAATGATGAAGATTTCGAAACAGGCGTTGAGTTAAGTGTAGATGGATATATACCATCTACATATATAGAAAATGAAGAGCAAAAAATAGAAATATATAAAAAAATAGCTGTAGCAGCAAACAAAGAAGATATTTTAGATATAACAGAAGAAATAATCGATAGATTTGGTAATTCACCAAAACAAGTGGATAATTTACTTGAAATATCATATATAAAGTCACTTTGTAAAAGAATTCGCGTCAAATCGATTACACAAATTGGAAATAAAGTTAATATTGAACTTAATACAAAAGATGATTTGAATCAGGAAATGATAAACTTTTTAATTGACAATTATAAAAATAAAATTAAATTTGATGTTTCAAAAGAGCCTATAATAAAATATCATTTAGATTCTTTAGAACAAAAATATATACTTATGGATTTAAAACAATTTTTTGAAAAACTAAATAATTATAAGACAGAGTTGAAGAAACCTGTCAAGGAGGAGAAATATGTCTAA
- a CDS encoding peptidylprolyl isomerase has translation MSKIRRIISLVVVASMALGATACSSTNNENGNINEEEIAAKVNDQVITQKEFDTAVEYYKEYVEYNSGEGAWDTEVQEGVTLGDFYSDYIIENLISTLLLVDASEKEGITVSDEELQTQFENYKANFASEEEYNTYLETSDMTEEYLLDELKKEQMITKYLEVKIENLEPTDKELSVIFDDLKLGEKVRASHILVETEEEANTVLDRLDGGEIFEDLAKEISVDGSAANGGDLDYFAYTDMVQPFSDKAFSMEIGDVSEPVKSEFGYHIIKLTDKTKDETVTLESQKSLLTEYYKSFKYEELLEKLKDEAIIEIK, from the coding sequence ATGTCTAAAATAAGAAGAATTATAAGCTTAGTAGTAGTAGCAAGTATGGCTTTAGGAGCAACAGCTTGTTCAAGTACAAACAATGAAAATGGTAATATTAATGAAGAAGAAATTGCAGCAAAAGTAAATGACCAAGTAATTACTCAAAAAGAATTTGATACTGCTGTTGAGTATTATAAAGAGTATGTTGAATACAATAGCGGTGAAGGTGCATGGGATACTGAAGTACAAGAAGGAGTTACTTTAGGAGATTTTTACAGTGATTATATAATTGAAAATTTAATAAGTACTTTATTGTTAGTAGATGCATCTGAAAAAGAAGGTATAACTGTTAGTGATGAAGAATTACAAACACAATTTGAAAATTATAAGGCTAATTTCGCTTCCGAAGAAGAATACAATACTTATTTAGAAACTAGTGATATGACAGAAGAATATTTATTAGATGAATTGAAAAAAGAACAAATGATTACTAAGTATTTAGAAGTAAAAATAGAAAATTTAGAGCCAACAGATAAAGAGCTAAGTGTTATATTTGATGATTTAAAATTAGGTGAAAAAGTAAGAGCAAGTCATATTCTTGTAGAAACTGAAGAAGAAGCAAATACTGTATTAGATAGATTAGATGGTGGAGAAATCTTTGAAGACCTAGCCAAAGAAATATCAGTAGACGGTAGTGCGGCAAATGGTGGAGATTTGGATTACTTTGCATATACAGACATGGTTCAACCCTTTTCAGATAAAGCCTTTTCTATGGAAATAGGGGATGTTAGTGAGCCTGTTAAATCAGAATTTGGATATCATATAATAAAATTAACAGATAAAACAAAAGATGAAACAGTTACTTTAGAAAGTCAAAAAAGCTTATTGACAGAATATTATAAATCATTTAAATATGAAGAACTTTTAGAGAAATTAAAAGATGAAGCAATTATAGAGATAAAATAA
- the spoVT gene encoding stage V sporulation protein T, with the protein MKATGIVRRIDDLGRVVIPKEIRRTLRIREGDPLEIFTDREGEIILKKYSPIGELTEFAGLYVDSLFETTRHIAIITDRDGVIAVSGNSKKDYSEKRLSPELEKIIESREMYVASGDTKPVRVTANEFNPDNYTSQVIVPILANGDPIGSVLLLSKEKSSKMGEIEEKLVKTASVFLSRQMES; encoded by the coding sequence ATGAAAGCAACAGGAATAGTCAGAAGAATAGATGATTTAGGTAGAGTTGTTATCCCAAAAGAAATTAGAAGAACTTTGAGAATAAGAGAAGGTGATCCTCTAGAAATCTTTACTGATAGAGAGGGTGAGATAATATTAAAAAAATATTCACCAATTGGTGAGTTAACTGAATTCGCAGGACTTTATGTAGATTCACTTTTTGAAACAACTAGACATATTGCAATAATTACTGATAGGGATGGAGTAATAGCTGTATCAGGTAATTCAAAAAAGGATTATTCTGAAAAAAGGTTAAGTCCTGAATTGGAAAAAATTATTGAAAGTAGAGAAATGTATGTAGCTTCAGGAGATACAAAACCAGTAAGAGTTACTGCTAATGAATTTAATCCAGATAATTATACTAGTCAAGTAATTGTCCCAATATTAGCAAATGGAGATCCAATTGGATCAGTATTGTTATTATCTAAGGAAAAGTCTTCTAAAATGGGTGAAATTGAAGAAAAACTTGTTAAGACAGCAAGTGTATTTTTATCAAGACAAATGGAAAGCTAA
- a CDS encoding MBL fold metallo-hydrolase translates to MNIRFLGAVKGVTGSSHLIKFKDKLIMLDCGMFQGKDEDLNYEELDVNPADIDYLFLSHSHIDHSGRIPLLVKKGFKGTIYCSKPTYDLCEIMLIDSAHIQETEAEWKNRKAKRSGKPLVEPMYTQDDAQSSFKFFNPVLYEQIIKIDDYITVKFNDAGHILGSSIIEMWFKEDNENIKMVYSGDIGMNEKPILKDPTSIESADYIIMESTYGNRLHESIEKRTEELINMILKTIRRGGTVVIPSFAVGRTQEIIYELNKYYDSKLSSKSSEINELKKIPVYIDSPLATKATEVFKRNAHVFDKEATKYLMSGDNPLEFENLHFTQSAEESKQLNFSDEPKIIISASGMCDAGRIKHHLKHNLWKKESSVIFVGYQAEGTLGRRIVDGVKDVKLFGEQIHINAEIFNIEGFSGHADKNGLLNWLKNFKEKPKKVFIVHGEPESKTEFAEEVEKTLGFDCIIPKYNISYEIKTKTKIEEIPVKNEEPSERPIIELDESHIKELKKDIQNLKKLFENALNLTEGYLTEDEIKIDKYKKINNNILDLENEIMNLTILSGK, encoded by the coding sequence ATGAATATAAGATTTTTAGGTGCAGTTAAAGGTGTAACAGGCTCGAGTCATTTGATAAAATTTAAGGACAAGCTTATAATGCTAGATTGTGGTATGTTCCAAGGAAAAGATGAAGACTTAAATTATGAAGAGCTAGATGTAAATCCTGCTGATATTGATTATTTATTTTTAAGTCATAGTCATATTGATCATAGTGGGCGTATTCCATTGCTTGTTAAAAAAGGTTTTAAAGGAACTATATATTGTTCTAAGCCAACCTATGATTTATGTGAAATAATGTTAATAGATAGCGCTCATATTCAGGAAACTGAAGCAGAATGGAAAAACAGAAAAGCAAAACGTTCAGGAAAACCTTTAGTAGAACCTATGTATACTCAAGATGATGCGCAATCCAGTTTTAAATTCTTTAATCCTGTTTTATATGAACAAATTATTAAAATAGATGATTATATAACTGTTAAATTTAACGATGCTGGTCATATTTTAGGTTCATCAATAATAGAAATGTGGTTTAAAGAAGATAATGAAAATATTAAGATGGTATATTCCGGTGATATTGGTATGAATGAAAAGCCAATACTAAAAGATCCTACAAGTATTGAAAGTGCAGATTATATTATAATGGAATCTACTTATGGAAACAGATTACATGAGAGTATAGAAAAAAGAACAGAAGAATTAATTAATATGATTTTAAAAACAATAAGAAGAGGAGGTACTGTTGTTATACCTTCCTTTGCAGTAGGAAGAACTCAAGAGATAATTTATGAATTAAATAAATATTACGATAGTAAATTAAGTTCTAAAAGTTCTGAAATTAACGAGCTTAAAAAAATACCTGTATATATTGACAGTCCCTTAGCCACAAAGGCAACTGAAGTATTTAAACGAAATGCTCATGTTTTTGATAAAGAAGCTACAAAATATTTAATGAGTGGAGATAATCCATTAGAATTTGAAAATCTTCATTTTACTCAAAGTGCAGAAGAATCAAAGCAATTAAATTTTTCAGATGAGCCTAAAATAATCATTTCTGCAAGTGGAATGTGTGATGCAGGTAGAATTAAGCATCATTTAAAACATAATCTTTGGAAAAAGGAAAGTAGTGTTATCTTTGTTGGTTATCAAGCAGAAGGAACATTAGGTAGAAGAATTGTTGATGGTGTGAAAGACGTTAAATTATTTGGTGAGCAAATTCATATAAATGCAGAAATTTTTAATATTGAAGGTTTTTCTGGGCACGCAGATAAAAATGGATTATTGAATTGGCTAAAGAATTTTAAAGAAAAACCAAAGAAAGTTTTTATAGTACATGGAGAGCCAGAATCTAAAACTGAGTTTGCAGAGGAAGTAGAAAAAACTTTAGGCTTTGATTGTATTATTCCTAAATATAATATTAGTTATGAAATAAAAACTAAAACAAAAATAGAAGAAATACCTGTAAAGAATGAAGAACCTTCTGAAAGACCAATAATAGAGTTAGATGAATCACATATTAAAGAACTAAAGAAAGATATACAAAATCTAAAAAAACTATTTGAAAATGCTTTGAATTTAACGGAAGGTTATTTAACTGAAGATGAGATTAAAATTGATAAATATAAAAAAATAAACAACAATATATTAGACTTAGAAAATGAGATTATGAATTTAACAATATTAAGTGGAAAATAA
- the buk gene encoding butyrate kinase yields the protein MVYKILAINPGSTSTKIALYEDEKEVFIKTLDHPTDLIDKYDRVEDQFHMRKEMVMTCLKENGYNVKELSAVAARGGMLPPVKSGAYIINETMLDTLTNSPVMEHASNMAAPIAYDIAKEAGVNSYIYDSVMVDEFPDIARISGMPDLPRTSSSHVLNTRAMAIKVAKKYNKKYQDMNFIVVHLGGGISLNVHEKGRIVDLVSDDEGPFSPERSGRVPCRELINLCYSGKYDKKTMQRKLRGNGGLRGYLNTVDAREVEKMIENGNEEAKTIYEAMAYQVSKGVGELSTVLKGNIDAIIITGGIAYSKMFTSWIKERISFIAPVEIIPGENEMESLAYGILRVLRGEEKAREYV from the coding sequence ATGGTCTATAAAATATTAGCAATAAATCCTGGCTCTACATCAACAAAAATAGCATTATATGAAGATGAAAAGGAAGTATTTATAAAGACTTTGGATCATCCCACAGATTTAATTGATAAGTATGACAGGGTTGAAGATCAATTTCATATGAGAAAAGAAATGGTAATGACATGCTTAAAAGAGAATGGATATAATGTAAAGGAATTATCAGCTGTTGCTGCTAGAGGAGGAATGTTGCCTCCTGTAAAATCTGGAGCGTATATTATTAATGAAACTATGTTAGATACTTTGACAAATAGTCCAGTGATGGAGCATGCATCAAACATGGCTGCGCCAATTGCTTATGATATAGCAAAAGAAGCAGGAGTAAATTCTTATATATATGATTCTGTAATGGTTGATGAATTTCCTGATATAGCACGAATTTCTGGTATGCCGGATTTACCAAGAACAAGTTCAAGTCATGTTTTAAATACGAGGGCCATGGCAATAAAGGTAGCGAAAAAATATAATAAAAAGTATCAAGATATGAATTTTATAGTTGTTCATTTAGGAGGTGGAATATCTCTTAATGTTCATGAAAAGGGACGAATTGTTGATTTAGTTTCAGATGATGAAGGACCTTTTTCGCCAGAAAGGTCTGGAAGGGTTCCTTGCAGGGAATTGATTAATTTATGTTATTCAGGAAAATATGATAAAAAAACTATGCAAAGAAAATTAAGAGGAAATGGTGGGTTAAGAGGCTATCTTAATACAGTGGATGCTAGAGAAGTTGAAAAAATGATTGAAAATGGAAATGAAGAAGCCAAAACAATCTATGAAGCCATGGCTTATCAAGTATCTAAAGGTGTAGGAGAACTTTCGACTGTATTGAAAGGTAATATTGATGCGATTATTATTACTGGAGGCATTGCATATTCAAAAATGTTTACATCATGGATTAAAGAACGGATATCATTCATAGCACCAGTAGAAATTATTCCTGGTGAAAATGAAATGGAATCATTAGCTTATGGTATTTTAAGAGTATTAAGAGGTGAAGAAAAAGCAAGAGAATATGTTTAG